The proteins below come from a single Pradoshia eiseniae genomic window:
- a CDS encoding MDR family MFS transporter — protein sequence MNFKNLPQNIKVRLITSFFNRAASSAIMPFMALYLAAELNKIWAGIFLICTVVITFAANLVGGYISDRFKRKKVLLATSSLNTVMLVLMTISLFPNDDWIILFAASYVGYMITSSLGRPCMQAIIMDSTTPDNRRAVYAIDYWQVNLSMAIGAAMGGLFFLHYQKELFMVLSFISLMIIFAYHIWLIDTHQPVQKSQRPNIFLDVIENYKVALADKQYVKLVLGFTLILSAEFSLNSYIGVRLSETFKPVSIGGFKAEGVHMLSMLNILNMASVVLLTFFVTKLASRFTNRSVLLTGLIIYGIGYAVITSADTWYVLLLFGFIATIGELLYSPVYTTEQANLIPADKRGSYSAFAGAAYNGADLMARFSIILGAYLIPTMMSVYIGLIVTCGILLIYIALYGKHALMKTEKMVKVSH from the coding sequence ATGAATTTCAAAAATCTGCCACAAAACATCAAGGTACGGCTGATTACATCCTTTTTTAATCGCGCGGCCTCAAGTGCTATCATGCCCTTTATGGCACTATACTTAGCTGCTGAGCTAAATAAAATTTGGGCTGGCATCTTCCTGATTTGTACCGTTGTCATTACTTTTGCAGCCAATCTGGTTGGCGGCTATATCTCAGACCGCTTCAAACGAAAAAAAGTCCTCCTTGCCACATCAAGCTTAAACACCGTCATGCTTGTGCTGATGACCATCAGCCTTTTTCCGAATGATGATTGGATCATTCTCTTCGCGGCCTCTTATGTCGGCTATATGATCACAAGCAGCCTTGGACGGCCATGTATGCAGGCCATCATTATGGACTCTACCACACCTGATAATCGAAGAGCTGTCTATGCCATTGATTACTGGCAGGTCAATCTGTCGATGGCGATTGGAGCAGCGATGGGAGGCTTATTCTTTCTTCACTATCAAAAGGAATTATTCATGGTATTATCCTTTATCTCGCTTATGATCATCTTTGCCTATCACATCTGGCTTATTGATACCCATCAGCCGGTCCAAAAATCTCAAAGACCGAACATCTTCCTTGATGTGATTGAGAATTATAAGGTAGCGCTCGCTGATAAACAATACGTCAAATTAGTGCTCGGGTTCACCTTGATTCTCTCTGCAGAATTTTCTCTTAACAGTTATATAGGCGTCCGTCTCTCTGAAACCTTTAAGCCCGTTTCGATTGGCGGATTCAAAGCAGAAGGCGTCCATATGCTTAGCATGCTGAACATACTTAATATGGCATCTGTCGTTCTTCTGACCTTCTTCGTCACGAAGCTCGCGAGCCGCTTTACTAATAGGAGCGTTTTGCTGACTGGTCTTATCATCTACGGAATTGGCTACGCAGTCATCACTTCAGCCGATACATGGTATGTGCTGCTCTTATTCGGTTTCATTGCTACCATTGGGGAATTGCTGTATTCTCCCGTTTATACGACTGAGCAGGCAAACCTGATTCCAGCCGACAAGCGAGGCTCTTATTCAGCCTTTGCTGGGGCAGCTTATAATGGTGCTGATCTGATGGCCCGGTTCTCGATCATCCTTGGAGCCTACTTGATTCCAACCATGATGTCTGTTTATATCGGCCTGATTGTCACTTGCGGCATCCTTCTTATCTACATTGCCTTATATGGCAAACATGCTTTGATGAAAACAGAAAAGATGGTTAAGGTGAGTCATTGA
- a CDS encoding helix-turn-helix domain-containing protein codes for MVKYSEEFKLKVVKEYLEGSLGCVSLAKKHGIPNHSQIQRWVRAYEAFGKDGLRRKQSKQVFSVQFKIDVLHFMKQTGASYQDTAISFKLSNPSLIAKWNRTFSKEGIEGLEEKVKGRPPMPKNRRAKPAKQEKALTREQQLERENELLRLENAYLKKLRAFQENPDAFLAKHKQHWHSGSKKKDSD; via the coding sequence ATGGTGAAATACAGTGAGGAATTTAAACTAAAAGTTGTCAAAGAGTATTTAGAAGGTTCTTTAGGATGTGTATCATTAGCGAAAAAACACGGGATACCCAATCATTCACAAATCCAACGATGGGTACGTGCTTATGAAGCCTTTGGAAAAGATGGATTGCGAAGAAAGCAGTCTAAACAAGTTTTTTCTGTTCAATTTAAAATCGATGTATTACACTTTATGAAACAAACGGGTGCTTCTTACCAAGATACAGCGATTAGCTTTAAGCTGAGTAATCCTAGCTTGATTGCGAAGTGGAACAGAACATTTTCGAAAGAAGGTATCGAAGGCCTGGAAGAAAAAGTGAAAGGAAGGCCTCCTATGCCTAAAAATCGAAGAGCGAAACCAGCCAAGCAAGAGAAAGCATTAACTCGTGAACAACAATTAGAACGCGAAAATGAACTTCTTCGTTTAGAGAACGCCTATTTAAAAAAGTTAAGAGCTTTTCAGGAGAATCCGGATGCCTTCCTCGCAAAGCACAAGCAGCACTGGCATTCGGGCTCAAAGAAGAAGGATTCCGATTAA
- a CDS encoding CotD family spore coat protein — protein sequence MFGHHHHHQHCGPIHVPGCNQTQVCPPVCHEPIQFVKENCYTVVVPHVHPVKTLEVNNVLYKNEHTYPHSYQSMNNVQNQDIQLGAPMAPAPGFGGPMAGGPGQFPGQGMGFGGGFGPGCGC from the coding sequence ATGTTTGGTCATCATCATCATCATCAACACTGTGGCCCTATTCATGTTCCGGGGTGCAATCAAACACAAGTCTGCCCGCCCGTTTGCCATGAACCAATTCAATTCGTAAAGGAAAATTGTTATACGGTGGTTGTTCCGCATGTTCATCCAGTTAAAACATTGGAAGTGAATAATGTTCTCTATAAAAATGAGCACACATATCCGCATTCTTACCAAAGCATGAACAATGTGCAAAATCAAGATATCCAATTAGGAGCACCAATGGCTCCTGCACCAGGATTTGGAGGGCCAATGGCTGGAGGTCCAGGACAATTCCCAGGTCAAGGTATGGGATTTGGCGGCGGCTTCGGACCAGGCTGCGGCTGCTAA
- a CDS encoding ribonuclease H-like domain-containing protein, which yields MSIKHKLNRMKAHLNTGNGISKQKEAPAEAQVEQINIPHYEKWQEYGAKAIFMDGEYCLVREVSYPLTHRHGKYSFDMLSDIVRIWNESDLTHPLSAKGFRAEDMFFFDTETTGLGTGAGTSIFLLGFAYMEDNEIKVRQHFLPRPGYEVLFYKSFLDKVNYETLVTYNGKSFDWPQVVSQHTLHRGQLPKLPSFGHFDLYHAARRLWKNKLERVKLSVVEEEVLGFKRTDDVPGYLAPMIYFDFVDREDPEAIFKIMKHNELDVLSLITLYIHLSALLLNQEFAKHEDSFELARWFSALKDRSRAIRSFEKGVLETKQDDDGLMVKFHLANEHKKNRNMGEAANLWQETAHIRHADLKAQSHLELAKYYEHTLKDYEMALHHADAALDTVVKHNIQKASLKTTDLQKRISRLKQKWLKAENRTGK from the coding sequence ATGTCCATTAAACATAAACTAAATCGGATGAAAGCCCACCTGAATACCGGCAACGGGATTTCTAAACAAAAGGAAGCGCCGGCAGAAGCTCAGGTAGAGCAGATAAACATTCCTCACTATGAGAAATGGCAGGAATACGGGGCGAAGGCAATCTTTATGGATGGTGAGTATTGCCTCGTTCGCGAGGTAAGCTATCCTTTAACCCATCGGCATGGTAAGTACTCTTTTGATATGCTTTCTGATATTGTTCGGATTTGGAATGAGTCTGATCTAACCCATCCATTATCCGCTAAAGGCTTTCGTGCGGAAGATATGTTTTTCTTTGATACAGAAACAACAGGGCTTGGCACTGGAGCCGGGACTTCTATCTTTCTTCTGGGGTTTGCGTATATGGAAGATAACGAAATAAAAGTCAGGCAGCATTTTCTGCCGCGTCCGGGCTATGAGGTGCTGTTTTATAAAAGCTTCTTGGATAAAGTCAATTATGAAACCCTCGTCACCTATAATGGGAAATCATTCGATTGGCCGCAGGTCGTCTCACAGCATACCCTCCATAGGGGACAGCTTCCTAAGCTGCCTTCATTCGGGCATTTTGATCTTTACCATGCGGCGCGCAGGCTCTGGAAGAACAAGCTAGAGCGGGTGAAGCTTTCTGTCGTTGAGGAGGAAGTGCTCGGCTTTAAGAGGACAGATGATGTCCCGGGATATTTGGCTCCGATGATTTATTTTGACTTTGTAGACAGGGAAGACCCAGAAGCCATCTTTAAAATTATGAAGCATAATGAGCTCGATGTGCTTTCGCTCATTACGCTGTATATCCATTTGTCTGCTCTCCTTTTGAATCAGGAGTTTGCCAAGCATGAAGACTCGTTTGAGCTGGCGAGATGGTTTTCGGCTTTGAAAGACCGCAGCCGCGCCATCCGGTCTTTTGAGAAGGGTGTTTTAGAAACCAAGCAGGACGATGATGGGCTTATGGTTAAATTCCATCTGGCAAATGAACATAAGAAGAATCGTAATATGGGGGAGGCAGCAAATCTCTGGCAGGAGACGGCTCATATCCGTCATGCCGATTTGAAGGCACAATCTCATTTGGAGCTTGCCAAATATTATGAGCATACACTAAAAGATTATGAAATGGCCCTGCATCATGCGGATGCCGCACTTGATACCGTTGTTAAACATAATATTCAGAAAGCCTCCTTAAAAACAACAGACCTTCAAAAACGAATCAGCCGTCTTAAACAGAAATGGCTAAAAGCGGAGAATCGAACGGGAAAATAG
- a CDS encoding carboxypeptidase M32 has translation MSKQIEKEFLEYIQTMDAYREASALIGWDLRTGAPKKTIDKRSQVISILSKVHFEMATGEQMKSYLEQLSGYRGEQDMLEDILKECGLEFERMSKIPADEYKQYVQLQSKAESVWEEAKDQADFELFRPYLDQLIETNKKFIRYWGKEERPYDALLDMYEPGMTVEVLDEVFGALKDEIVPLVKRISESKKKLNTEFIYRHFDTESQRDFCLSTIKELGYDLDAGRLDSTVHPFATALNANDVRITTKYDETDFRVAVFGTIHECGHAVYEQNIDKALEGTPLCTGTSMGIHESQSLFFENFIGRNKHFWKKHFDKLTAASPEQFDRIDLDTFYEAINESKPSLIRVESDELTYALHIMIRYELEKMIFNGEVSVDELPELWNDKYEEYLGIRPEHDGEGILQDVHWAGGMFGYFPSYALGYMYAAQLKAAILKAIPHFDELLEKGQIEPIKDWLREHVHQYGKRKTPREIIQLATGEDLNPQYLIDYLKAKYEAIYEL, from the coding sequence GTGAGCAAGCAAATAGAAAAAGAGTTTCTCGAATACATACAAACGATGGATGCCTATCGTGAAGCATCAGCCTTGATTGGATGGGATTTGCGCACGGGAGCGCCAAAGAAAACCATTGATAAGCGCAGTCAGGTCATTTCCATTCTATCTAAGGTTCATTTCGAAATGGCAACAGGCGAGCAGATGAAGAGCTATCTTGAACAGCTTTCTGGTTACAGGGGTGAGCAGGATATGCTTGAAGACATCTTGAAGGAATGCGGTTTGGAATTTGAGCGCATGAGTAAAATTCCGGCTGATGAGTACAAGCAATATGTTCAACTGCAATCCAAAGCGGAAAGTGTATGGGAGGAAGCAAAGGATCAGGCCGATTTCGAGCTTTTCCGTCCATATCTGGATCAATTAATCGAAACCAATAAGAAATTTATCCGCTACTGGGGCAAGGAAGAGCGGCCTTATGATGCCCTGCTTGATATGTATGAGCCAGGGATGACAGTTGAGGTGCTAGATGAGGTCTTCGGAGCCTTGAAGGATGAAATTGTCCCGCTTGTTAAGAGAATTTCAGAATCCAAGAAAAAGCTCAACACAGAGTTTATTTACAGGCATTTCGATACAGAGAGCCAGCGTGACTTCTGTCTGAGCACGATTAAGGAATTAGGATATGACCTGGACGCCGGACGGCTAGATTCGACCGTGCATCCATTTGCAACAGCCTTGAATGCAAACGATGTGCGGATTACTACGAAGTATGATGAAACTGACTTCAGGGTCGCTGTCTTTGGTACCATTCATGAGTGCGGCCATGCTGTGTATGAACAGAATATTGATAAAGCCCTAGAAGGGACGCCATTATGCACAGGCACGTCTATGGGAATCCATGAATCCCAATCTCTCTTTTTCGAAAACTTTATCGGCCGTAATAAACATTTCTGGAAAAAACATTTTGATAAATTGACTGCAGCTTCCCCTGAGCAATTTGATAGGATTGACTTAGATACGTTTTATGAGGCCATCAATGAATCCAAGCCATCACTCATTCGAGTAGAGAGCGACGAACTCACATACGCGCTTCACATTATGATTCGTTATGAGCTGGAGAAAATGATTTTTAATGGGGAAGTTTCTGTCGATGAGCTTCCGGAGCTTTGGAATGACAAATATGAGGAATACCTCGGCATTCGTCCTGAGCATGACGGAGAAGGAATCCTTCAGGATGTGCACTGGGCCGGAGGAATGTTCGGCTACTTCCCATCCTATGCGCTTGGATATATGTATGCAGCCCAGCTGAAGGCAGCTATCCTGAAAGCTATCCCGCATTTTGATGAGCTTCTCGAAAAGGGCCAAATTGAACCAATTAAGGACTGGCTGAGGGAGCATGTCCATCAATACGGCAAGCGGAAAACGCCGCGGGAGATCATCCAATTGGCAACAGGTGAAGACTTGAACCCACAGTATTTGATTGATTATTTGAAAGCGAAATATGAAGCGATTTATGAGCTATAA
- a CDS encoding ABC transporter substrate-binding protein: protein MKCFQGRLGYGQDHEDRLIIPRKRPFLTTHPLEARDVHSASLVANIFDRLVSADEDGLIHPALSHSWEHDEKKLRLYLRKDVKFHDGSILSAEDVCCCLEKMRSHPYYELMWSPVAEITAKGPLVVDLLFRYPCSYALHLLSVLGASIYKETGGLLSGTGSFYIEVNNEVKTVLHTFKEHYKERSLLDVIEYVQVPKNFENVYRSSAQSNINETFKVDSDYGFGVAILNGYRDSDIARAEVREYVHYQMAKHRGEVPDIDPNAIPNDCGVFPRISKPYVMEEKPCPPLKRPLILQVTTYTESAGVWAKDILEKAGCAIELVPVRFEDTLNNGMEEQECDFFFHGEVFEINQSFSFFQFLFGGSSPLNTVLKKLIDKDAFLKRYAMTPVTEWMELHLSIERLLIESSLMIPLYFSRKSFLFTEDIMNVKTKYFGHADFSKLWMKPSM from the coding sequence ATGAAGTGTTTTCAAGGGAGGCTAGGATATGGCCAGGATCATGAAGACCGGCTGATCATTCCGAGAAAGCGCCCCTTCCTCACGACTCATCCGCTCGAGGCACGGGATGTCCATAGCGCCAGCTTGGTGGCGAATATATTTGACCGGCTAGTATCAGCAGATGAGGATGGTCTAATTCATCCTGCGCTTTCGCATAGCTGGGAGCATGATGAGAAGAAGCTGCGACTCTACTTGCGCAAAGACGTAAAGTTTCATGACGGGTCTATTTTATCCGCAGAAGATGTCTGCTGCTGCCTAGAGAAGATGCGCTCACATCCCTATTATGAGCTCATGTGGTCACCAGTTGCTGAAATAACGGCAAAAGGCCCGCTTGTGGTCGATCTCCTATTCCGCTATCCATGCAGCTATGCCCTCCATCTTCTAAGTGTGCTAGGTGCGAGCATTTATAAAGAAACAGGAGGGCTGCTAAGCGGAACGGGAAGTTTCTATATCGAGGTCAATAATGAGGTGAAAACGGTTTTGCACACTTTTAAGGAACATTATAAAGAACGCTCTTTATTGGATGTCATTGAATATGTGCAAGTGCCAAAGAATTTTGAGAATGTGTATCGCTCCTCCGCGCAATCCAATATAAATGAAACCTTTAAAGTAGACAGCGATTATGGCTTTGGGGTAGCTATCCTTAACGGTTATCGTGATTCTGATATTGCAAGAGCGGAAGTCAGGGAGTATGTGCATTATCAGATGGCTAAGCACAGGGGAGAAGTTCCGGATATTGACCCGAATGCTATTCCGAATGATTGCGGGGTTTTCCCCAGAATCAGTAAACCGTATGTCATGGAGGAGAAGCCCTGTCCACCCCTTAAACGACCATTAATACTTCAGGTGACCACATACACAGAATCGGCCGGTGTCTGGGCCAAGGACATCCTAGAAAAAGCCGGGTGTGCAATTGAGCTTGTTCCCGTTCGTTTCGAGGATACGCTGAATAATGGGATGGAGGAGCAGGAGTGTGATTTTTTCTTTCATGGAGAAGTGTTTGAAATTAACCAGAGCTTTTCCTTTTTTCAGTTTCTGTTCGGGGGCTCGTCACCTCTCAATACAGTATTGAAGAAGTTGATTGATAAAGATGCTTTTCTGAAGAGGTATGCAATGACACCGGTAACGGAATGGATGGAGCTTCATTTAAGCATTGAGCGCCTATTAATTGAATCCTCCTTAATGATTCCTCTCTATTTCTCGAGAAAAAGCTTTTTGTTCACGGAAGATATCATGAATGTGAAAACAAAGTATTTTGGCCATGCCGATTTCTCGAAATTATGGATGAAGCCGAGTATGTAA
- the gpsB gene encoding cell division regulator GpsB, producing the protein MLSDKTKLTAKEILEKEFKTGVRGYKQEEVDQYLDLIIKDYEVMHQEYELLLQENMKLKKQLEEQPKKTAQPVQQTPAGTTNFDILKRLSNLEKHVFGSKLYE; encoded by the coding sequence ATGCTCTCAGATAAAACCAAATTGACAGCAAAAGAAATCCTGGAGAAGGAATTTAAGACCGGTGTCAGAGGATACAAACAAGAGGAAGTAGACCAGTATCTCGATTTAATTATCAAGGACTATGAGGTCATGCACCAGGAATATGAGTTGCTTTTGCAAGAGAACATGAAGCTGAAGAAGCAGTTGGAGGAACAGCCTAAGAAGACTGCTCAGCCAGTGCAGCAAACACCTGCAGGAACAACCAATTTTGATATTCTGAAACGCCTATCCAATCTAGAAAAGCATGTTTTTGGAAGTAAATTATACGAGTAA
- a CDS encoding DUF1273 domain-containing protein: protein MGKVVFVTGYKAYELGIFDQKHQGIPYIKKAIRNHLLDMLEQDLEWVLITGQPGVELWAANVVFDLQEEYPELKLGVLLPFLNQEENWKEGVKEQYEEVLIQADYVEAISKKPYEGPWQLKLRNQFLVDKSDQMLILYEEEKDGSPKYSWMEAKRKQDKTDYPIIQITFWDLESLIEEEQWQDY, encoded by the coding sequence ATGGGTAAAGTAGTGTTTGTAACGGGATATAAAGCCTATGAGCTAGGGATTTTTGATCAAAAGCATCAGGGAATACCATACATAAAGAAGGCCATTAGAAATCATTTGCTCGATATGCTTGAACAGGATTTGGAATGGGTTTTAATTACCGGCCAGCCGGGAGTAGAGCTATGGGCCGCTAATGTTGTGTTTGATTTGCAGGAAGAATATCCCGAACTGAAATTGGGTGTCCTCCTTCCTTTTCTTAATCAAGAAGAGAATTGGAAAGAGGGTGTAAAGGAACAATATGAAGAGGTACTCATTCAGGCAGATTATGTGGAGGCTATCTCGAAAAAGCCATATGAAGGACCGTGGCAGCTAAAACTCCGCAATCAATTTTTGGTGGATAAGAGCGATCAGATGCTTATCCTCTATGAAGAGGAAAAGGATGGGAGCCCGAAATACAGCTGGATGGAAGCGAAGAGGAAGCAGGATAAAACGGATTATCCGATTATCCAAATCACATTCTGGGACCTGGAAAGCCTGATTGAGGAAGAGCAATGGCAAGATTATTAA
- a CDS encoding DUF819 family protein, with product MDNTLIKADDIWLLWAFLAGWAAVSIYLEQKYKWASKLSGAIIALLGAMILANLKIIPTESAVYDTVWGYVIPLAIPLLLYQANIVKIMKESGRLLIMFFLSSAGTVAGVIIAFFLLKEYIPGLEKVAAMMTGSYIGGGVNFAALSTKFEAPGELVSATVVADNLMMAIYFFVLILIPTIPFIRKHFRTPHIDQMERDNAGENKAAAYWKGKEISLKDIALSVGTAFTLVAISFKLAEIFGNLIPSGENTNFFFVLLKGTLGDKYLVLTTLTILAVSIFSRYFENLKGAQEIGTYLIYIFFVVIGVPASISLIISQAPLLLAFVAIIVVINLAISLLLGKVFKFNLEEIILASNANVGGPTTAAAMAISKGWTSLIVPILLVGTLGYIVGNYAGSAIGYWFSSLL from the coding sequence TTGGACAATACATTAATAAAAGCTGATGATATTTGGCTTTTATGGGCCTTTCTTGCCGGATGGGCGGCTGTGAGTATCTATTTGGAGCAAAAATATAAATGGGCTTCGAAACTATCCGGGGCAATCATCGCTTTGCTAGGGGCAATGATTTTGGCGAATTTGAAAATTATCCCGACAGAATCGGCTGTCTATGATACAGTGTGGGGATATGTTATCCCGTTAGCCATTCCGCTCTTATTGTACCAGGCAAATATAGTGAAGATTATGAAGGAAAGCGGCAGATTGCTAATTATGTTTTTTCTTAGTTCAGCAGGTACGGTTGCTGGCGTTATCATCGCTTTTTTCCTTTTGAAAGAATACATACCAGGCCTTGAGAAAGTTGCTGCTATGATGACAGGTTCTTATATCGGCGGCGGGGTTAACTTTGCCGCATTATCAACAAAGTTTGAAGCACCAGGAGAATTGGTCTCTGCGACTGTCGTTGCCGATAACTTGATGATGGCCATTTACTTTTTTGTACTCATCCTTATCCCAACAATACCGTTTATTAGGAAGCATTTTCGAACACCGCATATTGATCAGATGGAAAGGGATAATGCAGGAGAAAATAAAGCTGCTGCCTATTGGAAGGGAAAAGAAATCTCTCTTAAGGATATCGCCCTTTCCGTTGGTACTGCGTTTACCTTGGTGGCGATTTCATTTAAGTTGGCCGAAATTTTCGGGAATTTAATCCCGAGTGGTGAAAATACGAATTTCTTTTTCGTCTTATTAAAGGGAACGCTAGGTGATAAATACCTAGTATTGACTACCTTGACGATTCTTGCGGTCTCGATTTTTTCAAGATATTTCGAGAATCTTAAGGGTGCGCAGGAAATCGGCACATACTTAATTTATATATTCTTTGTCGTAATCGGAGTACCGGCCTCTATTTCCTTGATTATCTCCCAAGCTCCGCTGCTATTGGCATTTGTTGCTATTATCGTAGTGATTAATCTAGCTATATCACTGCTTTTAGGGAAAGTGTTTAAATTTAATCTCGAAGAAATTATTCTTGCAAGCAATGCGAATGTTGGGGGACCGACTACAGCTGCAGCCATGGCCATCTCTAAGGGCTGGACGAGCTTAATTGTCCCGATATTATTGGTAGGAACGCTCGGCTACATTGTAGGCAATTATGCGGGCTCTGCCATTGGGTATTGGTTCAGCAGTTTATTATAA
- a CDS encoding THUMP domain-containing class I SAM-dependent RNA methyltransferase, with protein MKMTLIATAAMGLEALVAQEVRDLGYECTVENGRVLFEGDETAIARANMWLRTADRVKILVGEFKAFTFDELFEKTKKLPWENYLDETAEFPVLGKSVKSKLFSVSDCQAIVKKAIVERMKKAYKKDGWLDENGPLYRIEVGLLKDRATLTIDTTGPQALHKRGYRTGQGEAPLKETLAAALVKLTNWTPDRPLVDPFCGSGTIAIEAALIGQNIAPGFNREFVSEQWPMIDSSVWDKVRDEAEEKANYDQPLDISGYDIDHKMVNIAKENALEAGLGDLIQFKQMQVKDFTTTKEYGVIIGNPPYGERLSDRPSVERMYKEMGEVLRQYETWSVYMMTSDENFEQFYGKPATKKRKLFNGFIRTDYYQYWGKRPPRNPKA; from the coding sequence ATGAAAATGACATTAATCGCAACGGCCGCCATGGGGCTTGAAGCGTTAGTCGCGCAAGAAGTGCGTGACCTTGGATATGAATGCACAGTTGAGAATGGACGGGTTCTCTTTGAAGGAGATGAAACCGCCATTGCAAGAGCGAATATGTGGCTTAGAACGGCTGACCGGGTGAAGATCCTCGTTGGGGAGTTCAAGGCCTTTACATTTGATGAGTTATTCGAGAAAACAAAAAAGCTCCCTTGGGAGAATTATCTGGATGAAACCGCAGAATTCCCGGTTTTGGGCAAATCAGTCAAATCCAAATTATTTAGTGTGTCAGATTGCCAGGCTATCGTGAAAAAAGCGATTGTCGAGCGCATGAAGAAAGCTTATAAGAAGGACGGCTGGCTTGATGAGAATGGTCCGCTTTACCGGATTGAGGTCGGGCTATTAAAGGACCGTGCAACATTGACGATTGATACGACTGGACCCCAAGCTCTTCATAAAAGGGGATATCGTACCGGACAAGGGGAGGCGCCGCTGAAGGAAACCTTGGCTGCGGCCCTTGTGAAGCTCACGAACTGGACCCCAGACCGGCCGCTAGTCGACCCGTTCTGCGGCTCAGGCACTATTGCGATTGAAGCAGCTTTAATCGGCCAAAATATCGCACCGGGCTTTAACCGTGAGTTCGTCTCTGAACAATGGCCGATGATTGATTCAAGTGTATGGGACAAGGTCAGGGATGAAGCAGAGGAAAAAGCAAACTATGATCAGCCGCTTGATATTTCCGGCTATGACATTGATCATAAGATGGTGAATATCGCGAAGGAAAATGCCTTGGAGGCAGGCTTGGGTGACCTTATTCAGTTCAAGCAAATGCAAGTCAAGGACTTTACGACCACGAAGGAATACGGTGTCATTATCGGAAACCCGCCTTATGGGGAACGCTTGAGCGACCGCCCGTCCGTTGAGCGTATGTATAAGGAAATGGGAGAGGTCCTCAGACAGTATGAAACATGGTCCGTTTACATGATGACCTCTGACGAGAACTTTGAACAATTTTACGGGAAGCCGGCAACGAAGAAGCGCAAGCTCTTTAATGGTTTCATCCGCACGGATTATTACCAGTACTGGGGCAAGCGACCGCCGCGTAATCCGAAAGCATAA
- a CDS encoding SgrR family transcriptional regulator, whose protein sequence is MDSKLLTLWHHVNSGPVKMSHLSNLLGLSMKQTTRYIHKWHEEGWLIYQGGLGRGRSSEIQWVKDVEEIFEQLVQEKMKKGPIEECARVVTPKS, encoded by the coding sequence ATGGATTCAAAATTGCTGACATTATGGCATCATGTGAATTCAGGCCCAGTAAAGATGAGTCATCTTTCCAATCTGCTTGGCTTGAGTATGAAGCAAACAACGAGGTACATACATAAATGGCACGAGGAGGGGTGGCTCATTTATCAGGGCGGGCTGGGGCGCGGGCGCAGTTCTGAAATTCAGTGGGTCAAGGATGTCGAAGAAATCTTTGAGCAATTGGTGCAGGAGAAGATGAAAAAGGGGCCAATCGAAGAATGTGCACGGGTAGTGACCCCTAAAAGTTAG